The Bradyrhizobium diazoefficiens genome contains the following window.
CTGCACACCAACTCGTCACCAGCCATCTCCGGCTCGTGGCCAAGATCGCCATGGGCTATCGCGGCTACGGCTTGCCGATCTCCGAGGTCGTCTCGGAAGGCAATGTCGGCCTGATGCAGGCGGTGAAGCGTTTCGAGCCCGAGAAGGGCTTCCGTCTCGCCACCTACGCGATGTGGTGGATCAAGGCGTCGATTCAAGAGTACATCCTGCGTTCCTGGTCGCTCGTGAAGATGGGCACCACTGCGAATCAGAAGAAGCTGTTCTTCAACCTGCGCAAGGCGAAGAGCAAGATCAACGCGCTGGACGAAGGCGATCTCCGCCCCGACCAGGTGAAGATCATTGCCAAGCGCCTCGGCGTCACCGATCAGGACGTGATCGACATGAACCGCCGCCTCGGTGGCGACGCGTCGCTCAACGCACCGATCCGCGACGACGGCGAAGCCGGCGAATGGCAGGACTGGCTGGTCGACAATACGCCCAACCAGGAAGCCTTGATGGCGGAGCACGAGGAGTATGATCACCGCCGTGACGCGCTGAACGGCGCCATGGGCGTGCTCAATGCTCGCGAACGCCGCATCTTCGAGGCCCGCCGCCTTGCGGACGACCCGATGACGCTGGAAGACCTTGCCGCCGAGTTCGGCGTGTCGCGCGAGCGCGTCCGCCAGATCGAGGTCCGCGCCTTCGAGAAGGTGCAGTCCGCGGTCAAGGGCACGATTGCAAAGGCCGAACAGGCCGCGCTGGAAGCCGCGCTCTGAGCGCAAGCTTTTCCGCGCCAGGAATTGGCGGATCGACAAGGAAGCCGGCGGCAACGCCGGCTTTTTTGTTTGTGTGTGAGCTGCAGCATTTTGGCGGAAACACCGGCGGGGCACATTGAACGCACCTGACGGGTCGACCGACCCAAGACTATCGGGCCACATCCAGAGAACGGACACGCACCCGTGTCGATCATCCTGCAATCCACCGTCGGCGGCTTTTCCGCCCAGTTCATGCGCAAGCTGCCGCTGGTCGAGCAGACCATGCGCGACCACGGCCTCGACCCATCGGAGTTCGTGATCTCCAAGGACTATGCCTCGACTGCCACGATCCCGATCATGGGGCCGTTCTTCTTTAATTACAGCGTGTATTTCGGCGAGGAAAAATTCACCGTCACCGAGCCGAACGACATGGTCTTTCTGGATTACTTCTTCAAACGCGTGCTGGCCGCGGACGGGCCGCCGGAATTGCCGGAGCAGCCGGGATTGATCCGGCGCTTGTTCGGCTGGATGGCGCAGCCGGTGTAGGGTCACGGCGCCTCTTCTTCACCTCGCCGCGCTTGCGGGGAGAGGTCGAATCTGCGCAAAGCGCAAATTCGGGTGAGGGGGACTCTCCGCGAGTCCAACTCCCACCATCCCTGCGGAGACTCCCCCTCACCCCAATCCTCTCCCCGCAAGCGGGGCGAGGGAGTGCACCTCCTACTCCCCCCAAATCCTTGCCAGCGTTGCGAGCCAGCAGCCTTCGCAATAGCGGGCATCCTTGTAGTCGATCCAGTTGTGGGCATAGACGTGATCGAGCGGAATGCCGTAACGCGCGCGCAGGACCTGGACCAGGACCTTCCAGGCCGCGACCTGCGCTGTGGTCGGGCCGATCGTGACGTCGGGATAATTGCCGGCGAACTCGACGCCGATCGAATTGTCGCGCACCACCTGATGAAAGGTGGCCGTGTTGTCGATGTACTTGTTGTCGTTGCGGTTGGCGCCGTCGGTATGGGTCGGCACCAGATTGTCCGCGACCGACCAGTAAACGGTGCCGTCAGTCTCGACCCAGACCATCACGCCGCGCCGGGTGGGATTCCTGGACTGCTCTTGCGCGCCGCCACGCGCCGAGCCCGCCGGCCCTTCGGTCTGGTGCACGATGATGTTGCGCCAGGGATGGGCGTCACGGACATCGCCCCATGGCGCGAGCCAGACGATTTTCAGGCCGGGAATGTCGGGCGTGCCGGTGCTGCGCGCGAGCTTTGCAAGCTCGGCATCCATTGCGGCGGCGGGCGCGATCAGGGCGAATGCGGCGAAAACGGCCGCGAACAGGCGAGACATCATCACAGGGGTCCAACAACGGACCCAACTTAGCAGGACCTACGCGAATTTGCGCGCGGCCTCGTTCGAACCGAGCGCCCCGGGCGACAGCGATGGGGCCGGATCATAGATCGCAAAATCATTCTTGCCGTTCTTCTTGGCGGCGTAGAGGGCATGGTCGGCGTGGGCGATCAACCGGTCCGGGAATTGGCCGATGCCGTGGTCCCATTCCGCAACCCCGATCGAGATCGAGATCGGGATGTCGTTACCAGAGCAGCCGGCGGCATCTTGACGACAGACCTCGAGCACGCGACGGGCGATCAGCGCTCCTTCGCGCATGGAGGAGGACGGCAGCACCACGCAGAACTCGTCGCCGCCGGTGCGGGCGAGCATGTCGCCCGGCCTGAGCCGCGTCTGCGCCATTAGGGTGAAGTGCTTGAGGCAGGCATCGCCCGCGGCATGGCCATGAGTATCATTGATGGCCTTGAAGCCGTCGAGATCGATCACCAGCAGCGAGAATGGCTCGCCGCTGCGCTCCGAACGGGCGCATTCCTCGGACAGCCGCTGCAGCAGATGGCGGCGGTTGGCGACACCCGTGAGATCGTCGAGCAGCGCGAGATCGGCGACCTCGTTGCGCAGCCGATCCATCGCCATCAGCAGGAAGCCGAAATTGAGAGTCATCGACAGGAACAGCAGCCCGAGCACCATGACGGCATGGCTCTGGCTGCCGGCCACCGCCGAGAAATCGCCGCCGAGCAGATTGCCGATCGCGCGGGCCACGAAGATCGCGATGATGGTGATGATGACGATGCTGGCGAGCCAGGCGCCGGGACTGACGCGCCCTCCCTGCGGCGACATCAGAAGGCGCAACGCCAGCAGCAGCGGAACGGACTGACCAAGCGTATAGCTGAGCATGCGGAGCTGCATGTGGTCGAAGACGACCAGGAAGAACAGCGTGCCGCCGAGGCTGAAGACGCTCGTCGTAATCATGGCGCGCCAGGACACCGGCCGACCATAGAAGCGCTGGATGCCCATGGCGGCGAGGCAGCTCGCCGCGATGATGCCGGCGGCCCCGAACAGAAGCGGCGCAGGAGACGTGACGAACATGCGGACCAGAGCGGTCATCGCGCCGGCCGCGCCGACGAACGCCGATGCCATCCAGTATCGCGCTGCCTCGAATTTCGGATAGGAGCGCGTCACATAGGCCCAAATCAGGCCGAGCGCCGAGAAGTTGACGACGAAGACTATCCAAAGCGTCGGCACGTTCAGCATGACGCCTGCACCACGCGCAGCGTCCCGCCCCCATTTGCTGGCAGAAGTTTGTCCATGACCCGTCCCCGTGTTCTTGCGGAGGATCATGCGCGGGTTGCGCTTAACGGAACCTCACTGAGATCGTCGAAAGCACGCCTTTGGTTTTGGATTCATGAACGGCGCGTCTCGGTTATCAGATCGTTAGGCACGCCGCGTCCATGCACTGTCGCAGTGCATGCATCGCGATGCGGATTCGCGTCCAAAAATCACCCGAAAATGCATCTGAGCTGTGGATAACGTAATGACACAGATGTGACAGCGCGGGGCATAGACCTGCGAATCTGCTGAGTTCGTCACCGAGGATGTTGCGAGGCTGGCCCTCCGCCGAGCATCCCTCGTGTCGCGTTTAACCATGAACCCTTGAGAGGATACTATGGCTAAGAAAGCGAAGAAGGCGAAGAAGGCGACGAAGAAGAAGGCCAAGAAGGCTGCGAAGAAGAAGTAACGCTGCTTCTTTTTGTTCGTCCGGGTGGAGCCTGGCTCCGCCCGGGCGTTGGGTCAGCTTGAGAGATTGAAAACGGCGGGCGCGAGGCCCGCTTTTTTTTGGCTAACGTTCGGCAAACGCCAACTTGGCACCTAACAGAGCAAAGCCGGCGGCAAAGGAGCGGCGCAGCCAGCCCATCACGGCCGGACGGGAGATGACGCGCTCGCGCACCGAGGCCGCGCAGAGACCATAGACGACGAACACGGCAAAGGTCATCGCCATGAAGGCGCCGCTCAATTCCAGCATCCGCGCCAGCGCATGGGCTTCGTCCGCCGCGACGAACTGCGGCAGGAAGGCGAGGAAGAAGATCGAGAGCTTTGGGTTGAGGATGTTGATCAGGACGCCGGTGACGATGACCCGGCCGCTCGAGCGCTCCTTGATCTCGCCGTCGACGGCAAGGGTCCCCGTCTCTCGCAGCGCCTGCCAGGACATGTAGAGCAGATAGACGACGCCGCACCATTTCAGCGCCGCAAAGGCCAGCGCGCTGGTGTGGAGCACAGCCGCGAGGCCCAGCATCGCCGCAATCATGTGTGGCACGATCCCGAGCGTACAGCCGAAGGCGGCGGCCACACTGGCGCGGGAGCCGCGCGTGAGCGCCGCAGCCAGCGTGTAAAGCACGCCGGTCCCGGGGGACACGACGACGATCAGCGAGGTGAGCAGGAAAGACCAGGACATGTCCTGTCCCTAACATCTCTGCCCGGCCCGGAGAAGTCACGACACGGTCAGCGTCGCCCGGTCGAGCAAGAACCAAGGCGCGAACGCGCTTTAGTTCAGCTGCGCGATCTCGGCCTCGCGCAGGACGTCGAGCGGCGCCCACGGCTTGGCCCAGAATTTCGCGCCATCGGGCAAGGGCTGCATCAGGGGGCGGCCCGAGGTGACGACGACGTCGAGCTTCGGATTGCGGTCCCTGGCGACGTGCGCGAGCTCGACGCCGTTCATGCGGCCCGCAAGCTGCACATCGGTCAGCATCAGGCAAAGTGCGCCGGCATTCTTCTCCAGCACAAGCTCGGCGGCTTCCGCGCTTTCGCACTGAATGACCTGATAGCCGCTCTCTTCAAGCAGGAGACAAAGCATCTCCCGCTGCATGGCGTCATCTTCAACGACGAGTGCTATTGCCGTAAATGGTTCTAATTGTCCCATCGGTGGCTCCCAATGCTGCCGCCTCGTCCAGCTAACGTGTGTTAAGGAGCGAGTTCGCATACGGTTCGGTTCCATCCTGAAAAAATGTAGCTCATAGTTCCTTATCTGAGGCTTGACGGGGGAATCCATGACGGCGATTCGCGGCGCTGCCGCCATTACGGGAGCGGCGAGCGGCATTGGCCGCGCGCTCGCCATCGAACTCGCAAGCCGCGGCTGCGACCTCGCGCTGGCCGACCGCGACGAGGCCGGGCTGAAGAGCCTCGCTGCCGAGATCGGCCAAGGAAGCGACAAAGCGCGCAAGGTCAGCGTGCATCGCGTCGATGTCAGCGAGCCTGCCGAGATCGCGCAATTCGCGCGCGAAGCGATCGCGGCGCATCCCGCGCTCGGCATCCTCGTCAACAATGCCGGCGTGGCGCTGCTCGGGCAATTCGAGGAGATCGACCAGGCGCAGATGGACTGGCTGTTCGACATCAATTTCTGGGGTGTGGTGCACGGCACCCGCGCCTTCCTGCCGCACCTGAAGACAAGGTCTGAGGCGCATATCGTCAACGTCTCGTCGATCTTCGGCATCATCGCGCCGCCCGGACAGTCGGCCTATGCGGCGGCCAAATTCGCGGTGCGCGGCTTCTCCGAGAGCGTGCGCCATGAGCTCGCGATCGCCGGCAGCCCCGTCAGACTGTCGGTGGTGCATCCCGGCGGCGTCGCCACGGCGATCGCGCGCAGCTCCCGCACCGGCACCGGCGTCACCGACAATGCGCGCCGCGCGCAGATGATCGACCGGTTCGAGACCGCGGCGCGGACCACGCCGAAGGACGCCGCGCTGCGCATCATCAAGGGTATCGAGCGAAACGAGCCGCGCATCCTGATCGGCAACGACGCCCGCTTCATGGACGTCTTGCAGCGCTTCCGCCCCGGGACGTACTGGGCGCCGTTGCAGCGGAAGCTGGAGAAGATGGCGAAGGGGAAGTGAGTGCGCCTACTCTTCCACCCTCCTCTGGAGGGTAAAGTCACTGCCTCGCCAGCCGGTCCGCAAAGTACCCGATCGTCTTGCGGTAGATTACCGCCCTGTTCCACTCGCGCATCGCATCGAAATTGGGTGTGCCCTCACCGTAGGGCTGGCCCATCTTGAAGCCGTTGGTGTGCAGCAGGTTTGCGGTCGAGGCGAGCACGTCGGCGGCGCTGTGGCGGAGGTCGACGTGGCCGTCGCCGTCGAAATCGACACCGTATTTGATGTAGGACGACGGCAGGAACTGGGTCTGGCCGATCTCGCCGGCATAGGCGCCGATGAGGTCGCGCAGCGGCAGGTCGCCGCGCTGCACGATCTTGAGGGCAGCGAGCAGCTCGCCCTGGAACAGCTCGGTGCGGCGGCAATCATGCGCAAGCGTCGCAAGCGTGCGGATCACCGGCAGCTTGCCCATGTCGCCCTTGCCGAAATCGCTCTCCAGCCCCCAGATCGCGACCAGGATCTGCCGGGGCACGCCGAACTGCTGTTCGATGCGCGACAGCAGCGCGGCATGACGCTGGAGCAACGCACGCCCGCCATTGATGCGGCCGGGGCCAACGCGGGTCGAGACATACTGCTCAAAAGTCTTGTTGAAGGTGTAGCGCTGGCGCCGGTCGAAGGCGAGCACGGCGCCGTCCTGGGTGATGCCGCTGAACGCCGCACTGGTCACGCCCGCCGAGACGCCTGCGGCTTGCGCTTCCGCCGCCATGCCGGCGACGAAGCTGTTGAAGTCGCCGCCGCAACGCGCGGCCTCAGCCGACCCGCCGGCGAGCGAGAGGATGAAGGCGATGGCGAAGCCTCGTCCGACCATCAAGGCGAATCTCAACATACGAAAAAATCCTCATGCAATAGACCGCGAAAGCGCGCGCGATCATGCCCGGGAACGGGATTCGGGTCAAAGCGACACAGCACCGATCATATCGGTATCCGCGATTAACTGCGCCAAAACAAAAACCGTAAATCAACCCCATGCACAGTAGGAGCGCCGCGACGCTCTCTTACGATTTTTCCGAATCATGGTTGACCCGTCGGGCAAAACAGGGGTATGGTACCAACATCGCAGACTCCGGGGTCGACGCCTGCCCGCGCCCATCCGGAGAGCGCAGCGCGAACCACCATCATGTCCGACGACACCGACATCCCGCTACGCGTGCTCGCAGGCCTCCTGCCGCTCAATCCCGGCGACCCGCGCGCGTTCTCGCTGCATTGCGAGA
Protein-coding sequences here:
- the rpoH gene encoding RNA polymerase sigma factor RpoH is translated as MARTAALPVLNGESGLSRYLGEIRKFPMLEPQQEYMLAKRWREHDDRDAAHQLVTSHLRLVAKIAMGYRGYGLPISEVVSEGNVGLMQAVKRFEPEKGFRLATYAMWWIKASIQEYILRSWSLVKMGTTANQKKLFFNLRKAKSKINALDEGDLRPDQVKIIAKRLGVTDQDVIDMNRRLGGDASLNAPIRDDGEAGEWQDWLVDNTPNQEALMAEHEEYDHRRDALNGAMGVLNARERRIFEARRLADDPMTLEDLAAEFGVSRERVRQIEVRAFEKVQSAVKGTIAKAEQAALEAAL
- a CDS encoding peptidoglycan recognition family protein encodes the protein MMSRLFAAVFAAFALIAPAAAMDAELAKLARSTGTPDIPGLKIVWLAPWGDVRDAHPWRNIIVHQTEGPAGSARGGAQEQSRNPTRRGVMVWVETDGTVYWSVADNLVPTHTDGANRNDNKYIDNTATFHQVVRDNSIGVEFAGNYPDVTIGPTTAQVAAWKVLVQVLRARYGIPLDHVYAHNWIDYKDARYCEGCWLATLARIWGE
- a CDS encoding GGDEF domain-containing protein: MLNVPTLWIVFVVNFSALGLIWAYVTRSYPKFEAARYWMASAFVGAAGAMTALVRMFVTSPAPLLFGAAGIIAASCLAAMGIQRFYGRPVSWRAMITTSVFSLGGTLFFLVVFDHMQLRMLSYTLGQSVPLLLALRLLMSPQGGRVSPGAWLASIVIITIIAIFVARAIGNLLGGDFSAVAGSQSHAVMVLGLLFLSMTLNFGFLLMAMDRLRNEVADLALLDDLTGVANRRHLLQRLSEECARSERSGEPFSLLVIDLDGFKAINDTHGHAAGDACLKHFTLMAQTRLRPGDMLARTGGDEFCVVLPSSSMREGALIARRVLEVCRQDAAGCSGNDIPISISIGVAEWDHGIGQFPDRLIAHADHALYAAKKNGKNDFAIYDPAPSLSPGALGSNEAARKFA
- a CDS encoding LysE family translocator is translated as MSWSFLLTSLIVVVSPGTGVLYTLAAALTRGSRASVAAAFGCTLGIVPHMIAAMLGLAAVLHTSALAFAALKWCGVVYLLYMSWQALRETGTLAVDGEIKERSSGRVIVTGVLINILNPKLSIFFLAFLPQFVAADEAHALARMLELSGAFMAMTFAVFVVYGLCAASVRERVISRPAVMGWLRRSFAAGFALLGAKLAFAER
- a CDS encoding response regulator, translated to MGQLEPFTAIALVVEDDAMQREMLCLLLEESGYQVIQCESAEAAELVLEKNAGALCLMLTDVQLAGRMNGVELAHVARDRNPKLDVVVTSGRPLMQPLPDGAKFWAKPWAPLDVLREAEIAQLN
- a CDS encoding SDR family oxidoreductase; the protein is MTAIRGAAAITGAASGIGRALAIELASRGCDLALADRDEAGLKSLAAEIGQGSDKARKVSVHRVDVSEPAEIAQFAREAIAAHPALGILVNNAGVALLGQFEEIDQAQMDWLFDINFWGVVHGTRAFLPHLKTRSEAHIVNVSSIFGIIAPPGQSAYAAAKFAVRGFSESVRHELAIAGSPVRLSVVHPGGVATAIARSSRTGTGVTDNARRAQMIDRFETAARTTPKDAALRIIKGIERNEPRILIGNDARFMDVLQRFRPGTYWAPLQRKLEKMAKGK
- a CDS encoding lytic murein transglycosylase; this translates as MVGRGFAIAFILSLAGGSAEAARCGGDFNSFVAGMAAEAQAAGVSAGVTSAAFSGITQDGAVLAFDRRQRYTFNKTFEQYVSTRVGPGRINGGRALLQRHAALLSRIEQQFGVPRQILVAIWGLESDFGKGDMGKLPVIRTLATLAHDCRRTELFQGELLAALKIVQRGDLPLRDLIGAYAGEIGQTQFLPSSYIKYGVDFDGDGHVDLRHSAADVLASTANLLHTNGFKMGQPYGEGTPNFDAMREWNRAVIYRKTIGYFADRLARQ